A portion of the Candidatus Kapaibacterium sp. genome contains these proteins:
- a CDS encoding septal ring lytic transglycosylase RlpA family protein: MLECLHVVEQPKGSNRGDSIDVWRKYFGFLYPVPWCGIFGGIKSKEGKAYPIIMSARARDYAVIGRTYALSDVIYGNYIPKPGDWRVKRRPGGAHVDTFVSWDTLAQEGIIIGGNVNDAVKMREITLRGMVADGTTHITDVTSYYEFLEAETKDEILETMEGIATYYSDYFDGRRTANGEIYRPEDFTAAHKELEFGTRVRVTNIRNGKSVEVRINDRGPFANNAIIDLSRAAADSINIRKGKVLVEVLNY; encoded by the coding sequence ATGCTTGAATGCCTTCATGTTGTTGAACAACCGAAAGGCTCAAATCGTGGTGACAGTATTGATGTTTGGCGTAAGTATTTCGGCTTCTTATATCCTGTGCCGTGGTGTGGAATTTTTGGGGGGATAAAATCAAAAGAGGGCAAAGCATATCCAATCATTATGTCCGCACGTGCAAGAGATTATGCAGTAATTGGGCGTACTTATGCTTTAAGCGACGTAATTTATGGCAATTATATCCCTAAGCCCGGAGATTGGAGAGTAAAGCGAAGACCGGGCGGAGCACATGTTGACACGTTTGTTTCATGGGACACTTTAGCACAAGAAGGCATTATTATCGGGGGGAACGTGAATGATGCAGTAAAAATGAGGGAAATTACGCTTAGAGGCATGGTTGCTGACGGCACAACACATATAACTGATGTTACAAGTTATTATGAATTTTTAGAAGCGGAGACTAAAGATGAGATTCTTGAAACTATGGAAGGTATTGCGACCTATTATTCCGATTATTTTGACGGTCGCAGGACAGCTAATGGAGAAATATATAGACCGGAAGATTTCACAGCAGCACACAAAGAACTCGAATTTGGAACAAGAGTTAGAGTCACAAACATCAGAAATGGAAAGTCAGTCGAAGTCAGAATCAATGACCGTGGACCCTTCGCAAACAATGCAATAATTGACTTGAGTCGTGCAGCAGCAGATTCAATTAATATACGAAAAGGAAAAGTACTTGTAGAAGTGCTTAATTATTAA